The DNA segment TCTGAACGTCATTCTCGACCCGCTCTTCATCTTCGTGTTTCACATGGGCGTGTCGGGGGCCTCTCTGGCCACCATGCTCAGTCAGTTCCTCAGCTTCTCCCTGCTTCTGGCGGGCTGCGCCCGCAGCGGCAACGTCCGAATTGACCCGCGGCAGTTCACGCCCCGTCTCTCCGTTTACAGAGAAATCCTGCGGGGAGGCGCTCCTTCCATGTGCCGGCAGATCATCTCCAGCGTGGGGACCCTTTGTATAAACCGGGTTGCGGGCGGGTACGGCGACGCGGCCATCGCGGCCATGTCCATCGTGCAGCGGGTGATGATGTTCGCCAATTCCGCCATGCTGGGCTTCGGACAGGGCTTTCAGCCGGTCTGCGGCTTCAACTACGGGGCGGGACGTTACGACCGGGTCCTGCGGGCTTTTTGGTTTTTCATGCGGGTGGCCTTCCTGATTCTGCTCGTGGCCGGAATGACGGGCTTCATCTTCGCCCCGCAGATCATCGCGCTCTTCCGAAAGGACGACCCGGCGGTCATTGCCGTGGGGACCACGGCTCTGCGGTTTCAGTGCGCGACCTTCGCCACCATGAGCTGGATTACACCGGCCAACATGATGCTCCAGGTCATTGGGAAATCCCTGCGGGCGACCTCACTGGCTCTGGCGCGGCAGGGACTGTTTCTGATTCCGATTCTGTTCATCCTCACGCACTTCTTTGGAGTCCGGGGGCTCCAGATGAGTCAGTCCGTCGCGGACATCGCCACCGTGATCCTCTCCGCTTCGCTGGCGACAGGCGTGCTGCGCGAAATGGCCTCGGGCCGGGGAAAACCGGAAGACGTGGTTTCCCCCGAAAATCTGCCGGAAGAGTGAAAACAAATATTATTATTTTTTCCCTATGGGCATGATACAGACGGGGGTGTCGTTGTCGGCCAGCTTCAGGCCGGGCCGGACCGCGTCGGCCTTCAGGGACGCGATATAGCGAACGCCGATGTTCAGCGACTCCGCCGCCAGGTAGACGTTCTGGGTCATGGCCCCCACCGCCACCTGTCCCCAGGCCGGACCGCGGGAGGCGTCGAATTCCTCCAGAGCCCTGCCGTCGGTCACAAAAATCAGAACA comes from the Synergistaceae bacterium genome and includes:
- a CDS encoding MATE family efflux transporter, with amino-acid sequence MTPDSAEAKFIMMTETPVERLVCRMAGPTIIIMLISSLYNMADTYFVGSLGTSATGGVGVVFSLMAVIQATGFFFGQGAGSYIARALGSHHMERASGMAATGVISALLCGGTITLLGLTWLKPLARFLGATDTILPYACDYLFYILIGAPWMTTSLALNNLLRFQGSAFYSMIGMVSGALLNVILDPLFIFVFHMGVSGASLATMLSQFLSFSLLLAGCARSGNVRIDPRQFTPRLSVYREILRGGAPSMCRQIISSVGTLCINRVAGGYGDAAIAAMSIVQRVMMFANSAMLGFGQGFQPVCGFNYGAGRYDRVLRAFWFFMRVAFLILLVAGMTGFIFAPQIIALFRKDDPAVIAVGTTALRFQCATFATMSWITPANMMLQVIGKSLRATSLALARQGLFLIPILFILTHFFGVRGLQMSQSVADIATVILSASLATGVLREMASGRGKPEDVVSPENLPEE